In Salana multivorans, a single genomic region encodes these proteins:
- a CDS encoding RNA polymerase sigma factor: protein MAQESRDASWFEDLVRSHSRAIVRYFARRAPVDDAEDLAAEVLLVAWRRRDDVPEEAELPWLYRTAGFVLANYRRKRTELPVEDLPDRPTRARVGTDPEVSALFDAELRGALALVSDRDREIILLHAWDGLDGVQLAEVLGISRSGADAALSRARKRLREAWGQRLEL, encoded by the coding sequence ATGGCGCAGGAGTCGCGCGACGCGTCGTGGTTCGAGGACCTCGTCCGCAGCCACTCCCGCGCGATCGTGCGGTACTTCGCGCGTCGCGCTCCGGTCGACGACGCCGAGGACCTCGCGGCCGAGGTGCTCCTGGTGGCCTGGCGCCGCCGCGACGACGTGCCGGAGGAGGCGGAGCTGCCCTGGCTGTACCGGACGGCCGGGTTCGTCCTCGCCAACTACCGCCGCAAGCGCACCGAGCTGCCGGTCGAGGACCTGCCGGACCGGCCGACCCGCGCCCGCGTCGGCACCGACCCCGAGGTCTCGGCCCTGTTCGACGCGGAGCTGCGCGGCGCCCTCGCGCTCGTGAGCGACCGTGACCGCGAGATCATCCTGCTCCACGCCTGGGACGGCCTCGACGGCGTGCAGCTCGCCGAGGTCCTCGGCATCAGCCGCTCGGGTGCGGACGCTGCGCTGTCCCGGGCGCGCAAGCGGCTGCGCGAGGCCTGGGGCCAGCGCCTGGAGCTGTAG
- a CDS encoding glutamine amidotransferase → MDAGTGHGDHERAGNGRAEVAGNRSGEFLLLATRADDAVADAEYEAVRRFMGVPAERLRRVRLESAPMPRLDLGSIAGIVVGGSPFTSSDPIESKSDVQLRVENEMAELLAEVVAIDLPFFGACYGVGTLGGFLGGVVDTTYGEPVGAVPVALTPEGLADPVLAGLPPVFDAYVGHKEALRAIPPGAVLLGTTATAPVQMMRVGRNVYATQFHPELDTEGIVQRLLAYRHEGYYDPAEVDDVVARVRGADVREAWKVLRNFALVYG, encoded by the coding sequence ATGGACGCGGGGACGGGGCACGGCGATCACGAGCGCGCCGGGAACGGGCGCGCTGAGGTCGCCGGGAACCGGTCCGGGGAGTTCCTCCTGCTGGCGACGCGGGCCGACGACGCGGTCGCCGACGCGGAGTACGAGGCCGTCCGCCGGTTCATGGGCGTGCCGGCCGAGCGGCTGCGACGCGTGCGGCTGGAGTCGGCGCCGATGCCGCGGCTCGATCTCGGCTCGATCGCCGGCATCGTCGTCGGCGGGAGCCCGTTCACCTCCAGCGACCCGATCGAGAGCAAGTCGGACGTCCAGCTCCGGGTCGAGAACGAGATGGCGGAGCTGCTCGCCGAGGTCGTCGCGATCGACCTGCCGTTCTTCGGCGCGTGCTACGGCGTCGGGACGCTCGGCGGGTTCCTCGGCGGCGTCGTCGACACGACGTACGGCGAGCCGGTGGGGGCCGTGCCGGTCGCGCTGACGCCGGAGGGGCTCGCCGACCCCGTGCTCGCCGGGCTGCCGCCGGTGTTCGACGCGTACGTCGGGCACAAGGAGGCACTGCGCGCGATCCCGCCGGGCGCGGTGCTGCTCGGCACGACGGCGACGGCACCCGTGCAGATGATGCGGGTCGGCCGGAACGTGTACGCGACGCAGTTCCACCCCGAGCTGGACACCGAGGGGATCGTCCAGCGGCTCCTCGCCTACCGGCACGAGGGGTACTACGACCCGGCCGAGGTGGACGACGTCGTGGCCCGCGTGCGCGGCGCCGACGTGCGCGAGGCGTGGAAGGTGCTGCGGAACTTCGCGCTCGTGTACGGGTGA
- a CDS encoding GNAT family N-acetyltransferase, which yields MGEQAVVVRPAALGDAERIAEVRVAAWQTAYRGLIPDDVLDRMDAVAEGQRRRELWGRSRDPRVVELVAELDGTVVAAAVVGPERPVDDERPRAVETAPERGQLYAINAAPEAWRRGVGSALLAAAEDALRAGGFTSAVLWVLEGNERAARFYDRWGWVEDGVTQRDESLTPGHELFERRRTKPLG from the coding sequence ATGGGTGAGCAGGCAGTCGTCGTTCGTCCGGCCGCGCTCGGCGACGCCGAACGCATCGCCGAGGTCCGGGTGGCCGCGTGGCAGACCGCGTACCGCGGCCTGATCCCCGACGACGTGCTCGACCGGATGGATGCCGTCGCCGAGGGACAGCGCCGTCGCGAGCTCTGGGGTCGGAGCAGGGACCCGCGCGTCGTCGAGCTCGTCGCCGAGCTGGACGGAACCGTCGTGGCCGCGGCGGTCGTCGGGCCCGAACGGCCGGTCGACGACGAACGGCCCCGGGCCGTCGAGACCGCTCCCGAGCGCGGCCAGCTCTACGCGATCAATGCGGCGCCCGAGGCCTGGCGACGCGGTGTCGGGAGCGCGCTCCTCGCGGCAGCCGAGGACGCCCTGCGCGCGGGTGGCTTCACCTCCGCCGTCCTCTGGGTGCTGGAGGGCAACGAGCGCGCCGCCCGGTTCTACGACCGGTGGGGCTGGGTCGAGGACGGCGTGACCCAGCGCGACGAGAGCCTCACCCCCGGCCACGAGCTGTTCGAGCGCCGGCGGACGAAGCCTCTCGGCTGA
- a CDS encoding SDR family oxidoreductase codes for MRQLDRVAIVGGAGKVGRLLLPHLLERGRTVVPLVRRADQAEELEGAGATPRLLDIERAGVTDYLDVLDGVDAVVFSAGGGPDGNVERKRVVDLGGALATIAACEELGIRRYVQVSAIGVDEPPEPGAPEAWRAYVSAKRVSDRAVRDSDLDWTILRPARLLDDPAVGLVQLGVDLPPTPVTRGDVAAVIAAVLDQPAAVYRQWDLVGGVLPIPEALARAAS; via the coding sequence ATGAGGCAGCTCGACAGGGTGGCCATCGTCGGGGGCGCGGGGAAGGTGGGGCGCCTGCTCCTGCCCCACCTGCTCGAACGCGGCCGCACCGTCGTCCCGCTCGTGCGGCGTGCGGACCAGGCGGAGGAGCTGGAGGGAGCGGGCGCGACGCCGCGCCTGCTGGACATCGAGCGTGCCGGCGTCACGGACTACCTCGACGTGCTCGACGGCGTCGATGCTGTCGTGTTCTCTGCCGGCGGGGGTCCCGACGGCAACGTCGAGCGCAAGCGGGTGGTCGACCTCGGCGGAGCGCTCGCGACGATCGCCGCCTGCGAGGAGCTCGGTATCCGGCGGTACGTCCAGGTCTCCGCCATCGGCGTCGACGAGCCGCCCGAACCGGGCGCGCCGGAAGCGTGGCGGGCGTATGTCTCGGCGAAGCGGGTCTCCGACCGGGCGGTCCGGGACAGTGACCTCGACTGGACCATCCTCCGTCCGGCGCGCCTTCTCGACGACCCGGCCGTCGGGCTCGTCCAGCTCGGGGTCGACCTTCCGCCGACGCCCGTGACGCGTGGTGACGTCGCCGCGGTCATTGCGGCGGTGCTCGACCAGCCCGCGGCGGTCTATCGGCAGTGGGACCTCGTCGGAGGTGTCCTTCCGATCCCGGAGGCGCTGGCCCGCGCCGCGTCCTGA
- a CDS encoding Rv3654c family TadE-like protein — translation MGARRGDARDRCPRRGDHGDRASQRPGRADGSITVTRDGTGRCGSGGGSGGRGPVRELGHASVPLWLRLPLWLRRGRSSGPSVWRAGAASAPRPDGAAGERDGACGERGSGTVLALGLIGVAAVLLIAVVATFAAAGARSRAQTGADLGALSAAFEVQRGGADPCAAAARAAAGAGAVLRGCRVEGKEVVAETTASVGGGLVGRLALTATGGEASGAARAGPVRDP, via the coding sequence GTGGGTGCACGTCGTGGTGACGCGCGAGATCGGTGTCCTCGGCGTGGCGATCACGGTGACCGGGCGAGCCAGCGTCCTGGCCGAGCCGACGGGTCGATCACCGTGACGCGCGATGGCACTGGGAGGTGCGGGAGCGGGGGAGGTTCGGGAGGTCGCGGGCCGGTGCGGGAGCTTGGTCACGCCTCGGTCCCGCTCTGGCTCCGGCTCCCGCTCTGGCTCCGGCGCGGACGGTCGAGCGGGCCGTCGGTCTGGCGAGCCGGCGCGGCGTCGGCTCCACGCCCGGACGGCGCGGCCGGTGAGCGTGACGGCGCTTGTGGCGAGCGGGGGTCCGGGACCGTGCTGGCGCTGGGGCTCATCGGCGTCGCCGCGGTCCTGCTCATCGCCGTCGTCGCGACATTCGCAGCCGCGGGCGCGCGGTCACGGGCACAGACCGGCGCGGACCTCGGGGCGCTCTCCGCGGCGTTCGAGGTCCAGCGCGGCGGTGCTGATCCCTGTGCTGCGGCCGCTCGCGCGGCTGCCGGGGCCGGCGCGGTGCTCCGCGGGTGCCGGGTGGAAGGGAAGGAGGTCGTGGCCGAGACGACTGCATCGGTCGGTGGTGGTCTTGTCGGACGGCTCGCACTCACGGCGACCGGAGGGGAGGCGAGTGGGGCGGCGCGAGCTGGGCCGGTCCGCGATCCCTGA
- a CDS encoding TadE family type IV pilus minor pilin, translated as MTLPGVMVLLVAVLLAGVVGSAQVAVQDAARVVARALAIGDESGTRDGGLMPAAGVDAVGVTREGEWVHVVVTREIGVLGVAITVTGRASVLAEPTGRSP; from the coding sequence GTGACACTGCCCGGCGTGATGGTCCTGCTCGTGGCGGTGCTGCTCGCGGGCGTCGTGGGAAGCGCGCAGGTCGCGGTCCAGGACGCGGCGCGGGTGGTGGCGAGAGCACTGGCGATCGGGGACGAGTCGGGGACGCGAGACGGTGGGCTGATGCCCGCTGCCGGGGTCGATGCGGTGGGCGTCACGAGGGAGGGAGAGTGGGTGCACGTCGTGGTGACGCGCGAGATCGGTGTCCTCGGCGTGGCGATCACGGTGACCGGGCGAGCCAGCGTCCTGGCCGAGCCGACGGGTCGATCACCGTGA
- a CDS encoding DUF4244 domain-containing protein produces MSLLVLASSVGAGVRRRWDRAVSAGEAGMATAEYAIVTLAAVAFAGLLLAILRGGEVREMLLGLIREALSR; encoded by the coding sequence GTGAGCCTGCTCGTTCTCGCGTCGAGCGTCGGCGCGGGCGTCCGGCGGCGCTGGGACCGCGCGGTGTCGGCCGGAGAGGCCGGGATGGCGACCGCCGAGTACGCGATCGTGACGCTGGCCGCGGTGGCGTTCGCGGGCCTGCTGCTGGCGATCCTGCGCGGCGGCGAGGTGCGCGAGATGCTGCTCGGCCTGATCCGGGAGGCGCTCTCGCGATGA
- a CDS encoding type II secretion system F family protein produces MVRLDRAIACELVGVLLAAGASVPDALATLGEATGEEELVVAARLLRWGAPWDEAVERLPARLVGVVEPLRSAWVSGVDPGPALRTTAATWRARRAARAREDAERLAVRLVLPLGLCLLPAFVLLGLVPVALAAASSLFGAG; encoded by the coding sequence GTGGTCCGACTCGATCGCGCCATCGCGTGCGAGCTCGTCGGGGTGCTGCTCGCGGCCGGGGCGTCGGTACCGGACGCGCTGGCGACGCTCGGTGAGGCGACCGGGGAGGAGGAGCTCGTCGTGGCGGCGCGGCTGCTGCGGTGGGGTGCGCCGTGGGACGAGGCGGTCGAGCGGTTGCCCGCGCGTCTCGTCGGCGTGGTCGAGCCACTGCGATCGGCCTGGGTGAGCGGAGTCGATCCTGGTCCGGCTCTCCGGACGACTGCCGCGACGTGGCGAGCGAGGCGGGCGGCTAGGGCGCGTGAGGACGCGGAGCGGCTCGCCGTGCGCCTCGTGCTGCCGCTCGGGCTGTGCCTGCTGCCGGCATTCGTGCTGCTCGGCCTCGTACCGGTGGCGCTCGCCGCCGCATCGTCGCTGTTCGGGGCGGGCTGA
- a CDS encoding TadA family conjugal transfer-associated ATPase has protein sequence MRPDGDAGALPVRVRRLLAASGPPGPREVQRATRLGLDAAARPLGVREATEQVADALADIGGSGARLRRLWSDPAITDVLVNGPEEVWVDRGAGLERVAMDVGDVRLLAVRLAAAAGARLDDAAPIVDGRLPDGTRLHAVLAPIAARGACLSLRRHAPRALTLADWRAGGGIGAVGDQVLAALVNARANVLVSGGTGSGKTTMLASLLARAGPHERIVCIEEARELAPDHPHVLHLQARAPNVQGAGAVTLSELVRAALRMRPDRLVLGECRGPEVRDVLLALNTGHEGGLTTVHANTASDVPARLAALGSLAGLTPEAVAVQAVSALDAIVHVVREGGGRRVAEIAVLTLADGRLAAPVAMRGAPQRDGGWDLAPGPAWSALARVLDAGSGSTTQGAAA, from the coding sequence GTGCGACCTGATGGTGACGCCGGTGCACTGCCGGTCCGCGTCCGTCGTCTGCTCGCGGCGTCCGGGCCGCCGGGGCCGCGCGAGGTCCAGCGCGCCACCCGGCTCGGCCTGGACGCCGCGGCGAGGCCGCTGGGTGTTCGCGAGGCGACCGAGCAGGTGGCGGACGCGCTCGCCGACATCGGGGGATCGGGCGCACGGCTGCGCCGGCTCTGGTCGGATCCCGCCATCACCGACGTCCTCGTCAACGGACCCGAGGAGGTGTGGGTCGACCGCGGCGCGGGCCTCGAACGGGTCGCGATGGATGTTGGCGACGTGCGGCTCCTCGCCGTCCGGCTGGCCGCCGCGGCCGGGGCTCGGCTCGACGATGCCGCGCCGATCGTCGACGGACGGCTGCCCGACGGAACGCGGCTGCACGCGGTCCTTGCGCCGATCGCCGCGCGCGGTGCCTGCCTCTCGCTGCGTCGGCACGCACCCCGCGCGCTCACCCTCGCGGACTGGCGCGCCGGCGGGGGCATCGGCGCCGTGGGCGACCAGGTGCTCGCTGCCCTCGTCAACGCGCGCGCCAACGTCCTGGTGAGCGGCGGCACCGGGAGCGGCAAGACGACGATGCTCGCGTCGCTGCTGGCGCGGGCCGGTCCGCACGAACGGATCGTCTGCATCGAGGAGGCGCGGGAGCTGGCCCCGGACCATCCGCACGTGCTGCACCTGCAGGCGCGGGCGCCGAACGTGCAGGGTGCCGGTGCGGTGACGCTGAGCGAGCTGGTGCGAGCGGCGCTGAGGATGCGGCCGGATCGGCTCGTGCTCGGGGAGTGCCGAGGGCCGGAGGTGCGCGACGTCCTGCTCGCACTCAACACCGGCCACGAGGGCGGGCTCACGACCGTGCACGCGAACACGGCGTCCGACGTGCCCGCGCGGCTGGCGGCCCTCGGGTCGCTCGCCGGGCTGACGCCGGAGGCGGTGGCCGTCCAGGCCGTGAGCGCCCTCGACGCGATCGTCCACGTCGTGCGCGAGGGCGGGGGCCGCCGCGTTGCCGAGATCGCGGTCCTCACCCTGGCGGACGGTCGGCTGGCGGCCCCGGTCGCGATGAGAGGAGCTCCGCAGCGCGACGGTGGCTGGGACCTCGCGCCCGGGCCGGCCTGGTCGGCCCTCGCGCGGGTGCTCGACGCCGGCAGTGGGTCCACGACCCAGGGGGCGGCGGCGTGA